The Yersinia intermedia genome window below encodes:
- the pgsA gene encoding CDP-diacylglycerol--glycerol-3-phosphate 3-phosphatidyltransferase — MQLNIPTWLTLFRVVLIPFFVLAFYLPFVWAPMVCAIIFVFAAATDWFDGFLARRWKQTTRFGAFLDPVADKVMVAIALVLVAEHYHVWWITLPAATMIAREIIISSLREWMAEIGKRSSVAVSWIGKVKTTAQMGSLVGLLWRPDHNIELASFVLLYIAAVLTFWSMFQYLNAAWNDLLEP, encoded by the coding sequence ATGCAATTGAATATACCGACTTGGCTTACCCTGTTTCGTGTTGTACTCATCCCATTCTTCGTTCTGGCGTTTTATTTGCCATTCGTTTGGGCTCCGATGGTTTGTGCCATCATATTTGTGTTTGCAGCAGCAACCGATTGGTTTGATGGCTTTTTAGCCCGCCGCTGGAAACAAACTACCCGTTTTGGGGCTTTTCTTGACCCTGTAGCGGATAAAGTTATGGTTGCCATCGCATTAGTGTTGGTTGCTGAGCATTATCATGTCTGGTGGATCACTCTACCGGCGGCAACGATGATTGCCCGTGAAATTATCATTTCTTCCCTGCGTGAGTGGATGGCTGAAATCGGTAAACGCAGCAGTGTTGCGGTATCATGGATTGGTAAAGTGAAGACAACGGCTCAAATGGGATCTTTGGTGGGGTTACTTTGGCGTCCTGACCATAACATAGAGCTTGCCAGTTTTGTTCTTCTCTACATTGCTGCGGTACTGACATTCTGGTCAATGTTTCAATATTTAAACGCTGCCTGGAATGATTTGCTCGAACCTTGA
- a CDS encoding fimbrial protein — protein sequence MKQYTIVLTLLFSGAISHSAHAVDAAMSFTGNLVEAPCVINNGGPITVAFGNVVTTQVDGTYKRMEVPYTLTCQASIPINMKISGTATSFTSSGTLQTSVSDLGIQLQLGSTPITLNTAWSFNPAGTKPALYAVPVKNPTGTLAAQAFTASATMSIDYP from the coding sequence ATGAAACAATACACCATAGTACTGACATTACTTTTTTCGGGTGCAATCAGTCATTCCGCACATGCGGTTGATGCCGCAATGTCTTTCACCGGGAACCTGGTGGAAGCTCCATGTGTGATTAATAACGGGGGGCCAATTACCGTAGCTTTTGGCAACGTCGTGACGACCCAGGTCGATGGAACCTATAAAAGAATGGAGGTGCCATACACACTGACTTGTCAGGCCTCCATTCCGATCAATATGAAGATTTCGGGAACCGCAACAAGTTTTACGTCCTCTGGAACCCTACAAACCTCGGTGAGTGATTTAGGTATTCAACTGCAACTAGGGTCAACGCCCATTACCTTAAACACCGCCTGGTCATTTAATCCTGCGGGAACTAAACCGGCACTCTATGCAGTACCGGTAAAAAATCCAACAGGCACATTAGCAGCTCAGGCTTTTACAGCATCAGCAACGATGTCAATTGATTATCCATAA
- the uvrC gene encoding excinuclease ABC subunit UvrC — protein sequence MTDCFDSKEFLKTVTSQPGVYRMYDKTGTVIYVGKAKDLKKRLTSYFRAQVASRKTETLVKNIAQIDVTVTHTETEALLLEHNYIKLYQPRYNVLLRDDKSYPLIFLSADTHPRLAIHRGAKHEKGEYFGPFPNSYAVRETLALLQKLFPVRQCENSVYRNRSRPCLQYQIGRCSGPCVAGLVSDDEYQRQVDYVRLFLSGKDQQVLTQLISRMEEASKLLHFEDAARIRDQIQAVRRVTEQQFVSGDSEDLDVIGVAFDAGLACVHVLFIRQGKVLGSRSYFPKVPAGTELSEVVQTFVGQFYLQGSQGRTLPGEILLDFTLEEKDLLASSLSELAGRKIQIQSRPRGDRARYLKLARTNASTALITRLSQQSTIHQRMKELAKILNIDEINRMECFDISHTMGEQTVASCVVFDANGPVRSEYRRYNISGITPGDDYAAMSQVLKRRYGKALDDKKIPDVIFIDGGKGQLSQAFDVFASLTVPWDKQKPLLVGVAKGSDRKAGLETLFLEAQGEGFSLPPDSPALHLIQHIRDDSHNHAITGHRQRRSKVKNTSALETIEGVGPKRRQILLKYMGGLQPLLNASVEEIAKVPSISQALAEKIYNALKH from the coding sequence GTGACTGATTGTTTTGATTCTAAAGAGTTTTTGAAAACTGTCACCAGCCAGCCTGGCGTTTACCGTATGTATGATAAAACGGGGACAGTTATTTATGTTGGTAAAGCAAAAGACCTTAAGAAGCGTCTGACGAGCTATTTTCGTGCTCAGGTTGCCAGCCGAAAAACGGAGACCTTGGTTAAGAATATTGCTCAAATTGATGTGACCGTGACGCATACTGAAACGGAAGCATTACTGCTTGAGCATAACTATATCAAGCTTTATCAGCCTCGTTACAACGTATTGTTGCGTGATGATAAGTCATATCCTCTTATTTTCTTGAGTGCGGATACTCATCCGCGCTTAGCAATTCACCGTGGAGCTAAGCATGAGAAGGGGGAGTACTTTGGTCCGTTCCCAAACTCTTATGCTGTCCGCGAAACATTAGCATTATTGCAAAAACTTTTTCCAGTAAGACAGTGTGAAAACAGTGTCTACCGCAACCGTTCGCGGCCTTGTCTACAGTATCAGATTGGCCGCTGTTCTGGCCCCTGTGTCGCGGGGTTGGTGAGTGATGACGAGTATCAACGTCAGGTCGATTATGTGCGTTTGTTCCTTTCGGGCAAAGACCAACAGGTGCTAACACAACTGATTTCCCGTATGGAAGAAGCCAGTAAATTGTTACATTTCGAGGATGCGGCACGTATTCGAGATCAAATACAGGCTGTAAGGCGTGTTACGGAACAGCAGTTTGTTTCTGGCGACAGTGAAGATCTGGATGTTATCGGTGTGGCGTTTGATGCCGGATTAGCTTGCGTTCATGTGCTATTTATCCGACAAGGAAAAGTGCTGGGCAGTCGAAGTTACTTCCCAAAAGTTCCCGCAGGGACTGAACTAAGCGAAGTGGTCCAGACCTTCGTCGGGCAATTTTACTTGCAAGGAAGTCAAGGGCGAACGCTTCCTGGTGAGATTTTGCTGGATTTCACCCTTGAGGAAAAGGATCTGTTGGCCTCCTCACTTTCTGAACTGGCCGGAAGAAAAATTCAGATTCAAAGCCGCCCGAGGGGGGACCGAGCACGCTATCTTAAACTTGCACGCACCAATGCCTCAACCGCATTGATAACTCGCTTATCACAGCAGTCAACAATACATCAGCGAATGAAAGAGCTAGCTAAGATTCTTAATATTGATGAGATCAACCGTATGGAGTGTTTTGATATCAGCCATACGATGGGAGAGCAGACTGTTGCGTCTTGTGTCGTATTTGATGCAAATGGTCCTGTACGTTCGGAATATAGGCGCTACAATATTAGTGGTATAACGCCCGGTGATGATTATGCGGCTATGTCTCAAGTGCTTAAGCGCCGATATGGTAAGGCATTAGATGACAAAAAAATTCCTGATGTTATTTTTATTGATGGCGGGAAAGGCCAGTTATCTCAGGCTTTTGACGTATTTGCTTCTCTTACTGTTCCTTGGGATAAGCAAAAGCCTTTATTGGTTGGTGTTGCCAAGGGCAGTGATCGCAAAGCAGGGTTGGAAACATTGTTTCTGGAGGCTCAAGGGGAGGGTTTCTCGTTGCCGCCAGACTCACCAGCATTGCATTTGATTCAACATATTCGTGATGACTCGCATAATCATGCGATAACCGGACATAGACAGCGTCGTTCTAAAGTAAAAAATACCAGTGCATTAGAAACGATAGAGGGAGTTGGCCCTAAACGGCGGCAAATTTTGCTGAAGTATATGGGGGGACTGCAACCTTTACTTAATGCGAGCGTCGAGGAAATTGCAAAAGTGCCGAGTATTTCACAAGCATTGGCAGAAAAGATCTACAATGCATTGAAACACTGA
- a CDS encoding phage virion morphogenesis protein: MKRRDKQERIKRKMFTKLRTTRYIKNESNADEAVVTLSGKVNNLARVHHYGLRDKVTKNGPTVKYERRQLLGFTDGDSEWIGDLALEHIAN, encoded by the coding sequence ATAAAGCGCCGCGATAAGCAAGAACGTATCAAACGCAAGATGTTTACTAAGCTGCGCACCACCCGTTATATCAAAAACGAATCCAACGCCGATGAAGCTGTCGTTACCCTTAGCGGTAAGGTCAATAATCTGGCGCGAGTGCATCACTACGGCTTGCGCGATAAAGTCACAAAGAACGGGCCAACAGTGAAATACGAACGCCGCCAGTTGCTAGGCTTTACTGACGGCGATAGTGAATGGATTGGGGATTTAGCATTAGAACACATCGCTAACTAG
- a CDS encoding anti-virulence regulator CigR family protein, producing MFKQRLSVIALALIASLSLSSAPSMANPGNGNGNGGGHGNSGGNHGNSGGDGPANKGSKAKTGRDNLVSVNVTYDRIRPLAVNYGLTGYQSLPPGIAKNLARGKPLPPGIAKKAVPASLLEQLPSYPGYEWRIAGNDLVLIALSTAIVASVINGVFD from the coding sequence ATGTTTAAGCAACGTTTGTCTGTTATTGCATTAGCGCTGATTGCTTCTCTATCGCTATCTTCAGCCCCTTCCATGGCTAACCCCGGCAATGGGAACGGGAATGGTGGTGGGCACGGAAACAGCGGCGGGAATCACGGTAATAGTGGGGGCGATGGTCCCGCTAATAAGGGGAGTAAAGCTAAGACAGGGCGTGATAATTTGGTGTCAGTGAATGTAACCTATGACCGCATACGTCCATTGGCTGTTAATTACGGGTTAACTGGGTATCAATCATTACCTCCGGGCATCGCTAAAAATTTAGCCCGTGGTAAGCCACTTCCTCCCGGTATTGCTAAAAAAGCAGTTCCTGCATCTTTACTGGAACAACTACCTTCTTATCCAGGGTATGAGTGGCGTATTGCTGGTAATGACTTAGTGCTTATTGCATTAAGCACGGCCATTGTTGCATCCGTTATAAACGGCGTATTTGATTAA
- a CDS encoding Rpn family recombination-promoting nuclease/putative transposase, translating to MKTTPTPHDALFKNFVTKPETAYDLLDIHLPPALRKICDLKTLRLESGNFIENDLRAYYSDVLYSLKMQGQDGYVYALIEHQSSPDKHMAFRLMRYAIAAMQSHLDAGHDKLPLVIPMLFYHGMVTPYPYPMSWLQAFSAPTLAGELYGGNFPLIDVTVIPDDEIMTHKRVALLELLQKHIRQRDLSELSDELVRLLSNGYTSKDQLISVIHYILQNGDTAEPERFIRDLAHHLPQHEEELMTIAQKLEYKAHQAGRVEGVQEMALKIASSMLANGYDRTEVMKLTGLSDKELAQICH from the coding sequence ATGAAAACGACCCCTACACCCCATGATGCACTTTTTAAAAATTTCGTCACCAAACCCGAAACGGCTTATGATCTGCTGGATATTCACTTGCCACCCGCCCTGCGGAAAATCTGTGACCTGAAAACACTGCGGCTGGAGTCGGGCAACTTTATTGAAAATGACCTGCGAGCCTACTACTCTGACGTGCTTTACTCACTAAAAATGCAGGGACAGGATGGCTATGTTTACGCGCTGATCGAGCATCAAAGTTCTCCCGACAAGCATATGGCTTTTCGCCTGATGCGCTATGCCATCGCCGCTATGCAGAGCCATCTTGATGCCGGACACGACAAACTGCCTCTGGTCATTCCCATGTTGTTCTATCATGGGATGGTCACGCCGTACCCGTATCCCATGAGCTGGTTACAAGCATTCAGTGCACCCACGCTTGCGGGGGAACTGTATGGCGGCAACTTTCCGTTGATTGATGTGACCGTTATCCCCGATGACGAAATCATGACACATAAGCGTGTCGCCTTACTGGAGCTGTTGCAGAAACACATTCGTCAACGTGACCTGTCCGAATTATCGGATGAACTGGTCAGGTTGTTATCGAACGGTTACACTAGCAAAGATCAGCTAATCTCTGTGATACATTACATACTACAAAATGGTGACACGGCTGAGCCGGAAAGGTTTATCCGCGATCTGGCCCACCACCTGCCACAGCACGAGGAGGAACTTATGACGATTGCACAGAAATTGGAATATAAAGCCCATCAAGCAGGCCGAGTGGAAGGGGTACAAGAAATGGCCCTGAAGATTGCCAGCTCGATGCTCGCTAATGGTTATGACCGCACTGAAGTCATGAAGTTGACAGGTCTAAGCGATAAAGAACTGGCACAAATTTGCCATTAA
- a CDS encoding fimbria/pilus periplasmic chaperone: protein MKMHVGVISTLSVLIYAVASQSALAAIALDRTRVVFNGGDKSVSLNVSNDNKQYPYLAQGWIENAEGQKIKSPLMVLPPLQRIEPGAKSQIKVQSLPAVAQLPQDRESVFYFNLREVPPRSEEGNTLQIALQTRIKLFYRPKAIEVTTANQANPWQEQVTLTRIGDRYQVNNPTPYYVTIVDAAAKKGAGSIKGFEPLMVAPKDSGTLNISANTLGSAPVLTYVNDYGGRPALTFSCPSTTCHVIPEKRS, encoded by the coding sequence ATGAAAATGCATGTAGGTGTCATATCAACGTTGAGTGTACTGATTTATGCAGTGGCGTCACAGTCAGCACTGGCAGCCATAGCACTCGATCGGACACGGGTAGTTTTTAATGGCGGCGATAAATCTGTCAGCCTCAACGTCAGCAACGACAATAAACAGTACCCCTATCTGGCACAAGGGTGGATTGAAAATGCAGAAGGTCAAAAGATAAAAAGTCCATTGATGGTACTGCCACCGTTGCAACGGATTGAACCTGGAGCAAAGAGTCAAATAAAGGTTCAGTCACTGCCAGCCGTCGCACAATTGCCGCAGGATAGAGAGTCCGTGTTTTACTTCAACTTACGTGAAGTCCCGCCACGTAGTGAGGAGGGAAATACACTGCAAATTGCCCTGCAAACGCGTATCAAATTGTTCTACCGCCCAAAAGCCATTGAAGTTACCACAGCAAACCAAGCTAATCCTTGGCAAGAGCAGGTAACGCTGACGCGGATTGGAGATAGGTATCAGGTCAATAATCCCACACCTTACTATGTAACGATCGTCGATGCCGCCGCCAAAAAAGGTGCGGGGAGTATAAAAGGTTTCGAGCCATTGATGGTTGCACCCAAAGATAGTGGGACGCTTAACATCAGTGCAAATACGCTGGGCTCAGCCCCAGTGCTGACTTATGTCAATGATTACGGTGGCAGACCAGCGCTTACATTCAGTTGCCCTTCGACGACTTGTCATGTGATACCAGAAAAGCGCAGTTAA
- the uvrY gene encoding UvrY/SirA/GacA family response regulator transcription factor encodes MISVLLVDDHELVRAGIRRILEDIKGIKIAGEMQCGEDAVKWCRSHAVDIVLMDMNMPGIGGLEATRKILRFSPDTKVIMLTIHTENPLPAKVMQAGAGGYLSKGAAPQDVVTAIRAVHSGQRYIASDIAQQMALGQLEPPVETPFSCLSERELQIMLMITKGQKVNDISEQLHLSPKTVNSYRYRMFSKLNISGDVELTHLAIRHGLFNAETLSNSD; translated from the coding sequence TTGATTAGCGTTCTTCTTGTTGATGACCACGAACTGGTGCGCGCAGGGATTCGACGCATTCTTGAAGATATCAAGGGTATCAAAATAGCGGGCGAGATGCAGTGTGGTGAAGATGCGGTAAAATGGTGCCGTAGCCACGCTGTCGATATCGTTTTGATGGATATGAATATGCCCGGTATCGGCGGGTTGGAAGCAACCCGCAAGATTTTGCGTTTTTCTCCAGATACTAAAGTTATTATGCTAACTATCCATACTGAAAACCCATTGCCCGCAAAAGTCATGCAGGCTGGCGCCGGTGGGTATTTGAGCAAGGGTGCGGCACCTCAGGATGTTGTTACGGCGATCCGTGCTGTTCATTCGGGGCAACGTTACATAGCTTCTGACATTGCACAGCAGATGGCGCTGGGCCAGTTGGAACCTCCGGTGGAGACGCCTTTTAGTTGTTTATCAGAGCGTGAGTTACAAATTATGCTGATGATCACAAAAGGGCAAAAGGTGAATGACATCTCGGAGCAACTTCATCTGAGCCCGAAAACGGTGAACAGTTATCGCTACCGGATGTTTAGCAAACTTAATATTAGTGGTGATGTTGAATTGACCCATCTGGCCATTCGGCACGGTCTGTTTAACGCGGAGACGTTGTCTAATAGTGACTGA
- a CDS encoding tail fiber assembly protein encodes MGGCYRPQYHQYCLGKNHTVAALKHYRVALMRINTSAVPEIDWPELPQ; translated from the coding sequence ATCGGTGGATGTTATCGCCCCCAATATCACCAGTACTGCCTCGGTAAAAATCACACTGTAGCGGCGTTAAAACATTACCGCGTCGCGTTAATGCGCATCAACACCAGCGCTGTGCCAGAGATTGACTGGCCGGAGTTGCCGCAATAA
- a CDS encoding fimbrial protein, with the protein MQMTFLALPARWWGLKGYAAKAVNLRVIPIRILWVYLSLLQPVQAASTDIKPLIVTANILGGVPCTIDVSKVNPLDLGEMVTTQVNGISGKMLIPYEVKCTTPTNLKMTILTSSAATWYGNGTLATVGLNNQNLGIQLLKEGGTAVVFNDAMPFNSSTPPKLYAVPVKRTGSSLSAAVFYSASATMRVEFP; encoded by the coding sequence ATGCAAATGACATTCCTCGCATTACCCGCGCGATGGTGGGGATTAAAAGGATACGCTGCAAAAGCGGTAAACCTAAGGGTAATCCCTATCCGAATTTTATGGGTGTACCTCTCTCTATTACAGCCAGTACAGGCAGCAAGCACAGACATAAAACCACTGATTGTGACGGCGAATATCCTGGGGGGAGTACCCTGTACGATTGACGTCAGTAAGGTCAACCCACTGGATTTGGGTGAAATGGTCACGACTCAAGTCAACGGGATTAGCGGAAAAATGCTGATCCCTTATGAAGTGAAATGCACGACCCCGACCAACCTGAAGATGACCATCCTCACCAGCAGTGCTGCAACATGGTACGGAAACGGAACATTAGCGACGGTTGGATTAAATAATCAAAACCTGGGTATCCAGTTGTTGAAGGAAGGCGGTACAGCCGTGGTTTTTAATGATGCCATGCCGTTTAACTCTTCGACGCCACCGAAATTGTATGCTGTGCCGGTAAAACGCACCGGTTCTTCGTTGAGTGCAGCCGTTTTTTACTCTGCCAGTGCAACGATGAGAGTTGAATTCCCTTAG
- a CDS encoding fimbrial protein: MRLHSFKPALLLAGTLICSSSVFAANMAFSGELIEPACSLDKDTIPVNMGMTYTQYLYKYQRTVGTPFELLLKSCDLTHTNKVKITFDGVRNANLPTFLIVNGSTVRGVAIGLETPSGQALTLGSSENYALLAGNNVLKLNAYLQGEPNALLNQTIRPGSFTSTATFTLEYF, from the coding sequence ATGAGGTTACATTCTTTTAAACCTGCTTTATTGCTCGCGGGCACTCTCATCTGCAGCAGTTCGGTATTTGCGGCCAATATGGCATTTTCCGGTGAGTTAATTGAGCCTGCCTGCTCCCTTGATAAAGACACCATCCCGGTCAATATGGGTATGACATATACACAATATCTGTATAAATATCAGAGGACGGTAGGCACGCCATTTGAGCTACTTCTAAAATCTTGCGATCTTACCCATACCAATAAGGTGAAAATAACATTTGATGGTGTGCGTAATGCAAATTTACCCACATTCTTGATTGTCAATGGCTCAACGGTTCGCGGCGTAGCAATTGGCCTGGAGACACCTAGCGGGCAAGCATTAACGTTGGGAAGTAGTGAAAATTATGCCCTGCTGGCAGGAAATAATGTACTTAAGCTGAATGCCTATCTTCAGGGAGAACCTAATGCGCTGCTTAACCAGACTATCAGGCCGGGATCATTCACGTCCACAGCCACGTTTACCCTTGAATACTTCTAG
- a CDS encoding outer membrane usher protein has protein sequence MMISPYFSLPIFQSRLLRGFIFLVLWGGNCRVNAEDVQFNTDVLDLKEDTQIDLGQFSRSGYIMPGEYSMAVQINDVSLPEQSVPFYPPEDDPKGSEACISPTLVEQLGFKTSIVANLGWWHQGQCLLVGSLEGMSARGDLATSTLYISIPQAYLEYVAANWEPPSRWDNGIPGILLDYNINAQLQRQNQQEGSQNQNLSGNGVLGSNLGAWRLRANWQSQLEHKTGTGQSSNRNWDWERLYAYRAIARLKAQLTLGEQFLDFNLFDSFRFTGINLTTDDRMLPPNLRGYAPEVRGIARTNAKVIISQQGRVLYEALVAAGPFRIQDLNSAVSGQLDVRVEEQDGTVQSFSMSTANIPYLTRAGTLRYKLVAGRPSNAQHNINGSVFTAGEFSWGVSNGWSLYGGSMVAEKYNSQALGIGRDLNIFGALAFDATHSRANLTKPNNTLSGNSYRLSYSKRFDDYNSEVAFAGYRFSQEGFMSMSEFLDMRNSGGIRSKNSKEMYTVSLTKQFIESGVSAYLNYEHQTYWDRADNDRYSLSLARYFDIGRFKNISLSLNAYRNQYNNANDDGAFISLALPWGNGDSISYSSTYSKENNDHRVSYFGQINEEDNYQLSSGGDRNGVKLAGFYNHYGDSALMSASASYSQGLYTSLGMSLQGGATMTAQGGALHRVGSMGGARLLLDTDGVPNVPIYGNSVGRTRSNYFGKAVVADMTSYYRDNVNIDLNRLSDDTEVVSSVVQATLTEGAIGYRRFDVASGEKIMALIRLADGSSPPFGATVVNRKEKTTGMVGDGGSTYLSGVLLGDELTVYWSGSAQCVISLPQTLPNNAMAELLLPCHQMKESKPS, from the coding sequence ATGATGATCTCACCCTACTTCTCGTTACCAATCTTTCAGTCTCGATTGTTACGTGGATTCATTTTCCTTGTCTTATGGGGAGGAAACTGTCGGGTGAATGCTGAAGATGTTCAGTTCAATACTGATGTCTTAGATTTAAAAGAAGATACTCAAATCGATCTGGGCCAGTTTTCCCGAAGTGGTTACATTATGCCCGGCGAATACAGTATGGCAGTGCAGATTAATGACGTGAGCTTACCAGAACAGAGCGTACCGTTTTACCCACCGGAAGATGACCCGAAAGGCAGTGAAGCCTGTATTTCTCCCACGCTAGTAGAACAACTCGGGTTTAAAACCTCAATTGTGGCCAATCTGGGTTGGTGGCATCAAGGGCAATGTTTGCTGGTCGGCAGCCTTGAGGGGATGAGTGCACGAGGGGATTTAGCGACATCAACACTTTATATCAGTATTCCGCAGGCCTACCTCGAATATGTTGCGGCTAACTGGGAGCCGCCGTCACGATGGGATAACGGTATCCCTGGCATATTGTTGGATTACAACATCAATGCGCAGTTGCAGCGACAGAATCAACAAGAGGGTAGCCAAAACCAGAACCTGAGCGGTAACGGGGTTCTGGGAAGCAATCTGGGAGCCTGGCGGCTGCGCGCCAATTGGCAGAGCCAACTGGAACATAAGACCGGAACTGGGCAATCAAGCAACAGGAACTGGGATTGGGAACGCCTCTACGCATACCGAGCGATCGCGCGACTGAAAGCACAATTGACGTTAGGTGAGCAATTTCTGGATTTTAATCTTTTTGATAGCTTTCGTTTTACCGGCATTAACCTGACCACAGATGACCGAATGTTACCGCCAAACCTCCGCGGTTATGCACCAGAGGTACGGGGAATTGCTCGCACTAATGCCAAAGTGATTATCAGTCAACAGGGGCGCGTACTGTACGAGGCGTTAGTGGCTGCCGGCCCATTCCGCATTCAGGACCTCAACAGTGCGGTTTCCGGCCAGCTTGATGTGCGCGTGGAAGAGCAAGATGGCACTGTGCAATCTTTCAGCATGAGCACGGCTAACATCCCCTATCTGACCAGAGCTGGGACGTTAAGATACAAACTGGTTGCAGGGCGTCCGTCCAATGCCCAGCACAATATCAATGGCTCAGTTTTTACTGCTGGCGAGTTTTCATGGGGGGTGAGTAACGGCTGGTCACTTTATGGCGGCAGCATGGTGGCAGAAAAATACAACTCACAAGCGTTAGGTATAGGTCGCGATTTGAATATATTCGGTGCGCTGGCATTTGATGCGACCCATTCGCGTGCAAACCTGACTAAACCAAATAATACGCTCTCAGGGAATTCGTATCGCCTCAGCTATTCGAAACGCTTTGATGATTACAACAGTGAAGTGGCATTTGCCGGATATCGCTTTTCACAAGAGGGTTTTATGAGCATGTCTGAGTTTCTGGATATGCGTAATTCCGGTGGCATTCGGTCGAAGAACAGTAAAGAAATGTACACGGTGTCACTAACCAAACAGTTTATAGAATCAGGGGTGAGTGCTTACCTGAACTATGAACATCAGACGTATTGGGATCGTGCTGACAACGACCGCTATAGCCTGTCTTTGGCACGCTATTTTGATATAGGACGTTTCAAAAACATTAGTTTGTCACTTAACGCCTACCGTAATCAATACAACAATGCCAATGACGATGGCGCGTTTATATCACTCGCCCTGCCGTGGGGAAATGGCGATTCGATAAGTTACAGCAGTACGTACTCTAAAGAAAATAACGACCACCGCGTGAGCTATTTTGGCCAAATTAATGAAGAAGACAATTATCAGCTCAGTAGTGGTGGCGACCGTAATGGCGTGAAACTGGCAGGATTCTATAACCACTATGGAGACAGTGCGTTGATGAGTGCCAGTGCCAGCTACTCGCAAGGACTTTACACCTCATTGGGCATGTCGTTACAAGGGGGGGCAACCATGACAGCGCAAGGTGGTGCTTTACACCGCGTCGGTTCTATGGGGGGGGCTCGCTTGCTGTTGGATACCGATGGTGTCCCGAATGTTCCTATTTATGGTAACAGCGTCGGCCGTACTCGAAGTAACTATTTCGGCAAGGCGGTAGTGGCCGATATGACCAGTTACTACCGTGACAATGTCAACATTGACCTGAATCGGCTATCGGACGATACCGAAGTCGTCAGTTCAGTGGTCCAGGCCACCCTGACCGAAGGCGCTATCGGTTATCGTCGCTTTGACGTCGCCTCCGGTGAGAAAATTATGGCACTGATCCGTTTAGCTGATGGTTCGTCACCCCCATTTGGTGCAACCGTGGTTAACCGGAAAGAGAAAACGACCGGCATGGTAGGTGATGGGGGGAGCACGTATCTGAGTGGGGTCTTGCTTGGGGATGAACTGACCGTTTATTGGAGTGGTAGCGCCCAGTGCGTCATTTCGCTACCGCAAACATTACCCAACAACGCCATGGCGGAGCTATTGCTGCCTTGCCATCAGATGAAAGAAAGCAAGCCATCTTAA
- a CDS encoding integrase: MAAKTFPELDFDFTFHDLKAKEISDLEGTLEEKQAISGHKNTAQTATYDRKTKIVPVVGGQKK, translated from the coding sequence CTGGCCGCAAAAACATTTCCTGAATTGGATTTTGATTTCACGTTTCATGATTTAAAGGCAAAGGAAATATCCGATTTAGAGGGAACGCTCGAAGAGAAGCAAGCCATTTCAGGGCATAAGAATACGGCTCAAACAGCAACATATGATAGAAAAACAAAAATCGTGCCAGTGGTAGGCGGACAGAAAAAGTGA
- a CDS encoding GNAT family N-acetyltransferase, which translates to MISIRVAIVSDATLLQDLFLQLGYQTKCENLESQLKRESDNRCTLVAVSGKNICGVIVINFIIPVHEEGLWGVISALVIDEVYRGKRIGQRLLTEVESIAKDKMCTHIELSSSEVRTKAHKFYESNGFKEVRKRFVKQLK; encoded by the coding sequence ATGATTTCTATCAGAGTAGCAATAGTGAGTGATGCAACACTGTTACAGGATCTTTTCCTACAGTTAGGGTATCAAACAAAATGTGAAAATCTTGAATCCCAACTTAAGAGGGAAAGCGATAATCGATGCACGTTAGTTGCTGTATCTGGTAAAAATATATGCGGTGTGATTGTTATTAACTTCATTATACCTGTTCATGAAGAGGGGCTTTGGGGCGTAATTTCTGCGCTGGTAATCGATGAAGTATACCGTGGGAAGCGGATTGGCCAGAGACTTCTTACTGAAGTAGAGTCTATTGCAAAAGATAAAATGTGTACGCATATTGAACTTTCGAGTAGCGAAGTTAGAACGAAAGCTCATAAATTCTATGAATCTAATGGCTTTAAAGAAGTCCGAAAGCGTTTTGTTAAGCAACTGAAGTGA